In the Chitinivorax tropicus genome, one interval contains:
- a CDS encoding pilin: MKRVQQGFTLIELMIVVAIIGILAAVAIPAYTDYTARAKVTEAVGALASAKTSVSEFYTSQGVMPKDAAEAGINTAPAGKYVKGITYTQTSGTVATLEVELQAINTAANGKKFALTGTGDTDKGITWECSKGDTPEKFLPANCRK; the protein is encoded by the coding sequence ATGAAGCGCGTACAACAAGGTTTTACATTGATTGAATTGATGATCGTCGTTGCGATCATCGGTATTCTGGCTGCGGTTGCGATTCCTGCTTACACGGACTATACGGCCCGAGCAAAGGTAACGGAGGCTGTAGGCGCACTTGCTTCAGCTAAGACCAGCGTCTCCGAGTTTTATACTTCTCAGGGTGTGATGCCTAAAGATGCTGCTGAAGCTGGTATTAATACGGCTCCTGCTGGTAAGTATGTAAAGGGCATTACATATACACAAACAAGCGGTACAGTTGCTACACTTGAAGTTGAGCTCCAGGCTATCAATACTGCTGCAAATGGTAAGAAGTTTGCTTTGACTGGTACTGGCGATACAGATAAAGGTATTACTTGGGAATGCTCGAAAGGCGATACTCCGGAAAAATTTCTACCAGCTAACTGCCGTAAGTAA
- a CDS encoding FHA domain-containing protein: MGRLVVMRNGETLQEIELRPGQLTIGRRPDNDLRLDDPTVSGYHAKIQTIGADSFLEDLDSTNGTLANGKPIKKRYLEINDQLEIGRFQLIFQAGVINTLSGKTTILLPTLKKASLQIIGGANTGRIIELNKDSTTLGKAGLCVVILKRNITGYALQFAEGTHAPLVNGRAIKQGDAMGLKDQDVIEMGEAKMQFVETNIQSK; encoded by the coding sequence ATGGGCCGCCTCGTTGTCATGCGCAATGGCGAAACCTTACAAGAGATCGAACTCCGCCCGGGACAACTCACCATTGGCCGACGTCCCGACAATGACCTCAGGCTGGATGACCCGACCGTCAGCGGCTACCACGCCAAAATTCAAACCATTGGCGCTGATTCGTTTCTGGAAGACCTGGACAGCACCAACGGTACCCTGGCCAATGGCAAACCCATCAAAAAACGATATCTGGAAATCAACGACCAATTGGAGATTGGTCGCTTTCAGCTCATCTTTCAAGCTGGAGTCATCAACACCCTATCGGGTAAAACAACCATTCTCTTACCCACACTGAAAAAAGCCTCGCTCCAGATCATCGGCGGGGCCAACACCGGTCGCATCATCGAGCTGAACAAGGACTCCACCACCTTGGGCAAAGCAGGTCTCTGCGTGGTCATCCTCAAGCGCAACATAACCGGCTACGCCCTACAATTCGCAGAAGGTACCCACGCCCCCCTTGTCAATGGCCGAGCCATTAAGCAAGGCGATGCAATGGGCTTGAAAGACCAGGATGTCATCGAAATGGGCGAAGCCAAGATGCAATTCGTTGAAACCAACATCCAGTCAAAGTGA
- a CDS encoding Stp1/IreP family PP2C-type Ser/Thr phosphatase, with product MTPKLSHAIEMTCRTDPGLIRERNEDAVSIDPDCGFAILADGMGGYNAGDVASNMTVNLISQGLRQALIHYEPHRNDPVNGRPNALSMLENQIQLANAAVFEAAQTQSQCAGMGTTLVAALFYDNRLMVGHIGDSRLYRLRAGLFEQLTRDHSLLQEQIDAGMISREEARFVEYKNLVTRALGIDAYVEPEFNEFYVEVDDVYLLCSDGLNDMLADHDIQHYLQDDPGQLQQLADHLIQAANEVGGRDNVSVILIRIRADFPTHTRWMPKLLSWLGHARGC from the coding sequence ATGACCCCCAAGCTGTCCCATGCCATTGAAATGACCTGTCGAACAGATCCAGGCTTGATTCGCGAGCGCAATGAAGATGCTGTTTCGATTGACCCGGATTGTGGTTTTGCCATCCTGGCGGATGGCATGGGTGGCTACAATGCTGGTGACGTTGCATCAAACATGACAGTCAACCTCATCTCACAAGGCTTACGGCAAGCACTCATCCACTACGAACCGCACCGCAATGATCCGGTCAACGGTCGCCCCAATGCCCTGAGCATGCTGGAGAACCAGATCCAGCTGGCCAACGCCGCTGTATTCGAAGCCGCGCAAACCCAGTCCCAATGCGCCGGTATGGGCACTACCTTGGTCGCTGCCCTGTTCTACGACAACCGACTCATGGTTGGGCATATCGGTGACTCCCGCTTGTATCGGTTACGGGCAGGCCTGTTTGAGCAACTGACTCGTGACCACTCCCTGCTACAAGAGCAGATCGATGCAGGCATGATCAGCCGTGAAGAGGCCCGCTTTGTCGAGTACAAGAATCTGGTGACCAGAGCATTGGGGATTGATGCCTACGTCGAGCCTGAATTCAATGAATTTTATGTCGAAGTCGATGATGTCTACCTATTGTGCTCAGATGGGCTCAACGACATGCTTGCTGATCACGACATTCAGCACTATTTGCAGGACGACCCAGGGCAACTGCAGCAATTAGCAGATCACCTGATCCAGGCTGCCAATGAAGTCGGGGGCCGAGACAATGTCTCAGTCATCCTGATCCGTATCAGGGCAGATTTCCCAACTCATACACGCTGGATGCCCAAGCTGCTCTCGTGGCTTGGACATGCGCGTGGCTGCTAG
- a CDS encoding serine/threonine-protein kinase gives MNAMDRFNQPALRANTLAAVISLVLALLLFFATGLFTALEHALYSLAQSIRPATGGLTALAPAPSALLLILAAIPVLVIWPVIELKQAVQMGVVAIVLLMAVQLIGWIGGQFWLPMVAGIIMLALGLISQLLAQLVAREDRENRLLLRQGIALQEEGQLDSAFDVLSRCIMDEDLKDRLYRLAQAFEVRQQLIMARRVFEFIAVHDPQFRDLPRRLVRRPVVATPAMAVPQPLAPPQPTVTMDKPAAAVPAPSPAPAPAPAPAPAPAPIINPVPVVVSARIQHLGKYSLERELGKGAMGVVYQGRDPDTGQVVALKTMSLSDEFETSDLTDARARFFREAETAGRLRHPHIVAIYDTGEEHGLAYIAMEYLNGHDLNQYAQAGKLLPVEQTLEYIADAAEALHYAHQQQVIHRDIKPANLMLGQDGNLKVTDFGIARITDSSRTRTGLVLGSPSYMSPEQLAGKKLDGRADIYSLGVTLFQLLTGDLPFKGKSLAQLMGAIANEAPPPITDFRQDLPLPLVRLIERCLAKTPDLRYETAADMAEALRNIRFKMMRKA, from the coding sequence ATGAACGCTATGGATCGCTTCAATCAACCTGCTCTGCGTGCCAATACCCTGGCTGCGGTGATCAGCCTGGTGTTGGCGTTGTTGCTGTTCTTTGCCACGGGTTTGTTCACGGCACTTGAGCACGCGCTGTACAGCTTGGCCCAGTCCATCAGGCCCGCCACGGGTGGCTTGACCGCGCTGGCACCCGCACCCAGTGCCTTGTTGTTGATCTTGGCAGCCATTCCCGTATTGGTGATCTGGCCGGTGATCGAGCTGAAACAAGCAGTGCAGATGGGCGTTGTCGCCATTGTGCTGTTGATGGCTGTGCAGCTGATCGGTTGGATTGGCGGCCAATTCTGGCTGCCCATGGTCGCAGGGATCATCATGTTGGCGCTGGGTTTGATATCACAACTGCTCGCCCAGCTTGTGGCGAGAGAGGATCGTGAAAACCGCCTGCTGCTGCGGCAGGGCATTGCCTTACAGGAAGAGGGGCAATTGGATTCGGCATTTGATGTATTGAGCCGATGCATCATGGATGAAGACCTCAAAGATCGCCTGTATCGCTTGGCACAAGCCTTTGAAGTGCGCCAGCAATTGATCATGGCTCGGAGAGTCTTCGAGTTCATTGCTGTTCATGATCCTCAGTTCCGTGATCTGCCGCGCAGGCTGGTTCGTAGGCCTGTTGTTGCCACTCCCGCAATGGCTGTGCCACAACCCCTCGCACCGCCACAACCAACTGTGACCATGGACAAACCGGCTGCTGCGGTGCCTGCGCCATCTCCTGCTCCAGCACCCGCACCCGCTCCTGCACCTGCACCTGCACCCATAATCAACCCCGTACCTGTCGTGGTTTCCGCTCGAATTCAACACCTGGGCAAGTACAGCCTGGAGCGTGAGCTGGGCAAGGGGGCAATGGGTGTGGTCTATCAGGGGCGCGACCCAGATACCGGGCAGGTGGTTGCATTGAAGACCATGTCATTGTCGGATGAATTCGAGACATCTGATCTGACCGATGCCCGTGCACGTTTCTTCCGCGAGGCCGAAACCGCTGGCAGACTGCGGCACCCGCACATCGTCGCGATCTACGACACAGGCGAAGAGCACGGCCTGGCTTACATTGCCATGGAGTATTTGAACGGGCACGACCTGAACCAATACGCTCAGGCAGGGAAATTGCTGCCAGTCGAGCAGACGTTGGAATACATCGCTGATGCGGCTGAGGCGCTACATTATGCCCACCAACAGCAGGTCATCCATCGCGACATCAAACCGGCCAATCTGATGCTGGGTCAAGATGGCAATTTGAAAGTGACGGACTTCGGCATTGCCCGGATCACCGATTCAAGCCGAACCCGCACCGGCCTGGTGCTGGGGTCGCCGTCCTATATGTCACCTGAACAATTGGCGGGCAAAAAGCTGGATGGTCGTGCCGACATCTACTCATTGGGCGTCACCTTGTTCCAATTGCTGACAGGAGACCTGCCATTCAAGGGCAAGTCCCTCGCGCAATTGATGGGCGCCATTGCCAATGAGGCCCCGCCTCCAATCACCGACTTCCGACAGGATCTGCCCCTGCCCTTGGTACGCCTGATTGAACGCTGTCTGGCCAAAACACCCGATCTGCGTTATGAAACGGCTGCTGATATGGCAGAAGCACTGCGGAACATCCGATTCAAAATGATGAGGAAGGCATGA
- a CDS encoding TolC family outer membrane protein has protein sequence MTQLSINKTALLCGLACLFTASSAWSGDLLSAYRDALKYDSQLAAARYAMEAGKEKVTQGRSQLLPQVGASAEASRAWVHYQPGKSQPGIIESKDSSGNKYDMAISAQQPIYRAQNFTAYEQSKLGAQASELQYRIAEQQLMLRVAKAYFDVLQARDAVTVAAAQKEAFSEQLAQAKKRFQVGVATITDTYEAQSRFDSTNAQEIAARNDLEVKTNALRQITGTNQDWIASLNRQMKPTQPEPNDLNSWQGMATNDNLVLQAQLLNEQVAKQEVKKNREGHLPTLDLVGRVGKNWDEVGARNGGTDQTRTYSVGLQLNVPIYAGGALDSKTREAAANYEKTKQDVLTARRTLEQDTKSAFLGVTSGAAQVLALEQALVSAQSQLDATKTGQQVGVRTNVDVLNAQQQYYQTLSSLLQARYNYLLAKLNLAFQAGKLSEADLESVNKLMVKS, from the coding sequence ATGACCCAACTGTCAATCAACAAGACGGCCCTGCTATGTGGCCTCGCTTGCTTGTTCACCGCCTCGTCAGCCTGGTCTGGCGATTTGTTGTCAGCGTATCGTGATGCGCTGAAATATGATTCCCAGCTGGCAGCCGCTCGTTATGCCATGGAGGCCGGCAAGGAAAAGGTAACGCAAGGCCGCTCACAATTATTGCCTCAGGTGGGTGCCTCCGCCGAGGCCTCTCGCGCCTGGGTTCATTACCAACCAGGTAAAAGCCAGCCTGGCATCATCGAATCCAAAGACAGCAGTGGCAATAAGTATGATATGGCGATCAGTGCGCAACAGCCTATCTATCGTGCACAGAATTTCACCGCCTACGAGCAGAGTAAGCTGGGTGCACAGGCATCCGAACTACAGTATCGCATTGCCGAGCAGCAGCTGATGTTGCGCGTGGCCAAGGCCTATTTTGATGTACTGCAGGCGCGGGATGCTGTGACCGTTGCGGCTGCACAGAAGGAAGCCTTCTCGGAGCAGCTGGCTCAGGCGAAAAAGCGCTTCCAGGTCGGGGTGGCGACCATCACTGATACGTATGAAGCACAGAGCCGCTTTGATTCGACCAATGCCCAGGAGATCGCTGCACGCAACGATCTGGAGGTCAAGACCAATGCATTGCGCCAAATCACCGGCACCAACCAGGATTGGATCGCCTCACTCAATCGTCAGATGAAGCCAACCCAGCCAGAGCCGAATGACCTGAACAGCTGGCAGGGCATGGCAACCAACGACAACTTGGTATTACAGGCGCAGTTGCTGAATGAGCAGGTTGCGAAACAAGAGGTCAAGAAAAACCGCGAGGGCCATCTGCCCACGCTGGATCTGGTTGGCCGGGTCGGCAAGAACTGGGACGAGGTCGGCGCCCGCAACGGGGGAACTGATCAGACCCGCACCTATTCAGTTGGCTTGCAATTGAATGTGCCGATTTACGCTGGCGGCGCACTGGATTCGAAAACACGCGAAGCTGCGGCCAATTACGAAAAAACCAAGCAGGATGTACTGACCGCTCGCCGGACATTGGAGCAGGATACCAAATCAGCTTTCCTGGGCGTGACCAGTGGCGCGGCGCAGGTGTTGGCGCTTGAGCAGGCACTGGTGTCCGCCCAGAGCCAGCTTGATGCAACCAAGACCGGGCAGCAAGTTGGCGTGCGAACCAACGTCGATGTCTTGAATGCCCAGCAGCAGTACTATCAGACACTGTCCAGCCTGCTGCAGGCTCGCTATAACTACCTGTTGGCCAAGCTCAATCTAGCCTTCCAGGCTGGGAAACTGTCAGAAGCGGATCTGGAATCCGTCAACAAGCTGATGGTCAAGAGCTGA
- a CDS encoding efflux RND transporter permease subunit — translation MKQLNLSEWALRHQDLVKFFIIAVAISGLLSYFKLGQAEDPAFTFRGMVVSVAWPGASARQIEEQVADKIERKLQEIPGLDFIQSFSQAGQVQIFINLRDDVDPTRVADAWYQVRKKTSDIRHTLPEGMLGPFFNDEFGDTYGNVYAFTGKGFNYAELKTYVEDARDVLLKVPDVAKIKVIGAQSEKVFVQISPSKLSQLGIDPRLIIQTLQTQNAMAPAGDIQSHSDQVFLRVTGDFISEESIRDIGISALGRTFRLGDIAEVKRGFADPPEQRMRYNGQPALGLAISMQRGGNIIALGKHIDEALVGIKRNLPIGVEVHRVADQPKVVKESVNEFVQTLIEAIVIVLAVSFWSLGLRSGTVVAIAIPLVLAMVFLTMAIIGIDLQKISLGALIIALGLLVDDAIIAVEMMALKMEQGWDRFKAATFAYTSTAMPMLTGTLITVAGFLPVGLAKSAAGEYTFSMFAVVAIALVASWIVAVLFTPYIGYHLLKIKPQTGHDEHAVYQKPFYVRFRALVTWCVNHRKTVMLATALSFVAAVAGFGLVQQQFFPDSTRPEIVVDMWLKQGASYKATESEVARLEKMLKGDADIDNFATYMGAPTPRFVLVLDEPPPGTNYAQIIVTAKNREARERLMKKIEDIFNTQFPLVLGHATRLPNGPPVGYPVQFRVSGPDLVQIRQIADEVGKVVRANPYTRNVNLNWNDMTKALRLEIDQDKARALGVNSQQLSETLYALLNGIPVTQLREHDKQVDIVLRAKFEMPESLSALKDINVFTGNNQYVPLSQIAKLKYEAEEGGIWRRDRVPVITVRADIPDHVQAPTVTAMINPKLDALRAKLPAGYAITVGGAQESSSKSQASINAVMPLTVLSILTLLMLQLQSFSRTMLVLLTAPLGIVGVTISLLVADKPFGFVAMLGVIALAGMIMRNSVILVDQIQQDIAAGQHPWTAIIESAVRRFRPIMLTALAAILGMIPLWGNTFWGPMAISITGGLLVATLLTLLFLPALYAAWFKIQKPV, via the coding sequence GTGAAACAGCTCAATCTTTCCGAATGGGCGCTCAGACATCAGGATCTGGTCAAATTCTTCATCATCGCGGTGGCCATTTCCGGTTTGTTGTCCTATTTCAAACTGGGGCAGGCGGAAGATCCAGCCTTCACCTTCCGGGGGATGGTGGTATCGGTGGCGTGGCCGGGTGCATCGGCCCGGCAAATCGAAGAGCAGGTGGCTGACAAGATCGAACGCAAGTTGCAGGAGATCCCAGGCCTCGATTTCATCCAAAGCTTTTCGCAAGCGGGGCAGGTGCAGATCTTCATCAACTTGCGCGACGATGTAGACCCGACCCGGGTGGCCGATGCCTGGTATCAGGTGCGCAAAAAAACCAGCGATATCCGCCACACCTTGCCAGAAGGGATGTTAGGCCCATTCTTCAATGACGAATTCGGTGATACCTATGGCAACGTCTACGCATTCACCGGCAAAGGGTTCAACTATGCCGAGCTGAAGACCTACGTTGAAGACGCACGCGATGTGCTGCTCAAGGTGCCGGATGTGGCCAAGATCAAGGTCATTGGCGCACAGTCGGAAAAGGTCTTCGTCCAGATATCACCGAGCAAATTATCACAGCTGGGGATCGACCCGCGCCTGATCATTCAGACTTTGCAGACGCAGAATGCCATGGCACCCGCTGGCGACATTCAATCGCATAGTGACCAGGTCTTTCTGCGGGTGACTGGGGATTTCATCAGCGAGGAGAGCATTCGTGATATCGGCATCTCTGCACTGGGGCGGACCTTCCGCCTGGGTGATATCGCGGAAGTCAAACGAGGCTTTGCAGACCCGCCAGAACAGCGTATGCGATACAACGGCCAGCCAGCATTGGGCCTGGCCATCTCCATGCAACGTGGTGGCAATATCATTGCCCTGGGCAAGCATATCGACGAGGCATTGGTCGGCATCAAACGCAATCTGCCGATTGGCGTGGAAGTCCATCGGGTAGCGGATCAGCCCAAGGTGGTGAAAGAGTCGGTCAATGAATTTGTCCAGACCTTGATAGAAGCCATCGTGATCGTGCTTGCCGTCAGCTTCTGGAGCCTGGGGCTGCGCTCGGGGACGGTGGTGGCAATTGCCATTCCGCTGGTGCTGGCCATGGTGTTCCTGACCATGGCAATCATCGGTATCGACCTGCAGAAGATCTCATTGGGCGCGTTGATCATTGCCCTGGGCTTGCTGGTGGATGATGCGATCATTGCCGTCGAAATGATGGCGTTGAAAATGGAACAAGGCTGGGATCGTTTCAAGGCTGCGACATTTGCCTATACCTCTACGGCAATGCCAATGCTGACGGGCACCCTGATCACCGTGGCGGGCTTTCTGCCTGTTGGGTTGGCCAAATCAGCAGCGGGGGAATACACCTTTTCCATGTTCGCCGTGGTGGCCATTGCGCTGGTTGCATCGTGGATCGTGGCCGTGCTGTTCACGCCCTATATCGGCTACCACCTGCTGAAAATCAAGCCGCAAACCGGGCATGACGAACATGCGGTGTATCAGAAGCCGTTCTATGTCAGGTTTCGAGCACTGGTGACCTGGTGTGTCAATCATCGCAAGACGGTCATGCTGGCGACCGCCCTGTCGTTTGTGGCTGCAGTTGCTGGATTCGGCTTGGTGCAACAGCAGTTTTTCCCGGATTCGACACGGCCTGAAATCGTCGTGGATATGTGGCTGAAACAAGGGGCCTCCTATAAAGCGACCGAGAGCGAAGTGGCCCGCCTGGAAAAAATGCTGAAAGGCGATGCCGACATCGACAATTTTGCGACCTATATGGGTGCACCTACGCCGCGCTTCGTCCTGGTGCTTGACGAGCCGCCACCGGGCACCAACTACGCCCAGATCATCGTCACCGCCAAGAACCGGGAGGCACGCGAGCGCTTGATGAAGAAGATCGAAGACATCTTCAACACCCAGTTCCCGCTGGTGCTGGGGCATGCAACCCGCCTGCCGAACGGCCCGCCAGTTGGTTATCCGGTGCAGTTCAGGGTGTCGGGGCCGGATCTGGTACAGATCCGGCAGATTGCGGATGAGGTCGGCAAGGTAGTGCGCGCCAATCCCTATACCCGAAATGTCAATCTGAACTGGAATGACATGACCAAGGCGCTACGATTGGAGATCGATCAGGACAAGGCCCGCGCATTGGGCGTGAATTCACAGCAGTTGTCCGAGACCTTGTATGCATTGCTGAATGGGATACCTGTCACCCAGCTGCGTGAGCATGACAAGCAAGTGGATATTGTGTTGCGAGCCAAGTTTGAGATGCCGGAAAGCCTCAGCGCGCTCAAAGATATCAATGTCTTTACCGGGAACAATCAGTATGTTCCGCTGTCACAGATAGCCAAATTGAAATATGAGGCAGAGGAAGGTGGGATCTGGCGCCGGGATCGTGTCCCCGTCATCACGGTACGGGCTGATATCCCAGATCATGTCCAGGCGCCGACGGTGACGGCGATGATCAACCCGAAACTCGACGCACTACGTGCCAAGCTCCCGGCGGGATATGCCATCACCGTTGGCGGAGCACAGGAGTCCAGCTCGAAATCGCAGGCATCGATCAATGCAGTGATGCCATTGACGGTATTGTCGATATTGACTTTGCTGATGTTGCAGCTGCAAAGCTTCTCCCGCACAATGCTTGTCTTGTTGACTGCACCCTTGGGCATTGTAGGTGTGACCATCTCATTACTGGTCGCAGATAAACCGTTCGGTTTCGTGGCCATGCTGGGTGTCATCGCGCTGGCTGGCATGATCATGCGCAACTCGGTGATTCTGGTTGACCAGATTCAGCAGGACATCGCCGCTGGTCAACACCCCTGGACTGCCATCATCGAGTCAGCGGTAAGGCGTTTCCGGCCAATCATGCTGACTGCGCTAGCGGCGATTCTGGGCATGATCCCACTGTGGGGTAATACCTTCTGGGGCCCGATGGCGATTTCCATTACCGGTGGCTTGCTGGTGGCCACTTTGCTGACTTTGCTGTTTCTGCCAGCGCTTTATGCGGCATGGTTCAAGATTCAAAAACCGGTGTGA
- a CDS encoding efflux RND transporter periplasmic adaptor subunit: protein MQKGSEWRRALLAAVVVVAMAGCEQQEEKQEQVRPVKSMVVRLGTVNDGASYSGEVRARYETPLGFQVGGKISARLVQVGDLVKAGQVLARIDPQDLQLGVQAMRAQLAAAKADFDKAKSDLDRYAHLLERKFISPAEFDQRRLLFDAARSRYDQARAQFNINTNQASYSELKADKDGVVTGVDAQAGQVVAPGQPIIRVARLDEKEVRVSVPESRIDELKQAGNLAITLWAEPGKQYQGKLRELAPDADPATRTYAARVSVLNPDDAVRLGMTANVIIARADAVQGVRLPLSAIFQRGQQAMVWVVDDQSLKVKAQPVTVGKYIDNDIMVTGGLANGVRVVTAGATLLFENQPVKLLQEERS from the coding sequence ATGCAGAAGGGCAGTGAATGGCGGCGTGCGCTGCTGGCTGCCGTGGTGGTGGTTGCCATGGCTGGTTGTGAGCAGCAGGAAGAAAAGCAGGAGCAGGTTCGCCCGGTCAAGAGCATGGTGGTGAGGCTTGGCACGGTGAATGACGGTGCCAGCTATTCAGGCGAAGTCCGTGCCCGTTATGAGACACCGCTGGGCTTCCAGGTGGGGGGCAAGATCAGCGCCCGGTTGGTGCAGGTGGGTGATCTGGTGAAGGCTGGCCAGGTTCTGGCCAGGATCGATCCGCAGGATCTGCAATTAGGTGTGCAGGCCATGCGAGCCCAGCTGGCGGCGGCCAAGGCCGATTTCGACAAGGCCAAATCAGACCTGGATCGCTATGCGCACTTGCTGGAGCGGAAGTTCATCAGCCCGGCGGAGTTCGATCAGCGCCGGTTGCTGTTTGATGCTGCCCGATCGCGATATGATCAAGCCCGTGCACAGTTCAATATCAATACCAATCAGGCCAGCTACAGCGAGCTGAAAGCGGACAAAGATGGCGTGGTGACAGGTGTGGATGCTCAGGCAGGCCAAGTGGTGGCGCCGGGCCAGCCGATCATCCGGGTCGCCAGGCTGGATGAGAAGGAAGTTCGAGTCAGCGTGCCAGAATCGCGAATCGATGAGCTGAAACAGGCGGGTAATCTGGCCATCACCTTATGGGCCGAACCTGGTAAGCAGTATCAGGGCAAGCTGCGGGAGCTGGCACCCGATGCCGATCCGGCAACGCGGACATACGCGGCCAGGGTGTCGGTGCTCAATCCTGATGACGCCGTCAGGCTGGGGATGACCGCCAATGTCATCATTGCGCGTGCCGATGCAGTGCAAGGTGTGCGCTTGCCGCTGTCAGCGATATTTCAGCGTGGCCAGCAGGCCATGGTTTGGGTGGTCGATGATCAATCCCTGAAAGTCAAAGCCCAGCCGGTGACGGTCGGCAAATATATCGACAACGACATCATGGTGACAGGTGGCTTGGCCAATGGCGTCAGGGTAGTGACAGCGGGGGCGACGCTGCTGTTCGAGAATCAGCCTGTCAAGCTGCTGCAAGAGGAGCGCTCGTGA
- a CDS encoding TetR/AcrR family transcriptional regulator — MTQEPATGRWSRRKQTRPSEIIEAALDLFVERGFAATKIEDIAKRAGVTRGTPYLYFASKEELFKAVIREGLLPRIEVGEALVRDFNGPATALLEEVVRFSWQAIAKTKLAGIAKLVMAEAGNFPDVAKYYHDEVVHRGQNLVMYTLEYGVKRGEFRPMDIDYTMRVVIAPIMMAMIWQHSLGVCINESIDDDRFLDSYLSLLKCGLCQRID, encoded by the coding sequence ATGACTCAAGAACCGGCAACTGGTCGCTGGTCTCGACGTAAGCAAACCCGCCCCAGTGAAATCATTGAAGCCGCGCTTGATTTGTTTGTCGAGCGTGGTTTTGCCGCGACCAAGATCGAAGATATCGCAAAACGTGCCGGGGTGACCCGTGGTACGCCCTATCTGTATTTCGCAAGCAAAGAAGAGCTGTTCAAGGCGGTGATCCGTGAGGGCCTGCTACCTCGCATCGAGGTCGGTGAGGCGCTGGTGCGGGATTTCAACGGCCCGGCCACAGCCTTGCTGGAAGAAGTGGTTCGATTCAGCTGGCAAGCCATCGCGAAAACCAAGCTGGCTGGGATTGCCAAGCTGGTCATGGCAGAAGCAGGCAATTTCCCCGATGTGGCGAAGTATTACCATGACGAGGTTGTCCACCGGGGGCAGAATCTGGTTATGTATACATTGGAATACGGTGTGAAGCGCGGTGAGTTCCGCCCGATGGACATAGACTACACCATGCGGGTTGTGATCGCGCCGATCATGATGGCCATGATCTGGCAGCATTCGTTGGGGGTGTGTATCAATGAATCCATCGATGACGACCGTTTTCTCGACAGTTACCTCAGCCTGCTCAAATGCGGGCTTTGCCAAAGAATTGATTAG
- the argB gene encoding acetylglutamate kinase, whose protein sequence is MTINPNSARDKASILIEAMPYIRRFYDKTIVIKYGGNAMTDDHLKNCFAQDVVMLKLVGMNPVVVHGGGPQINDLLTRVGKQGEFIQGMRVTDRETMDIVEMVLGGLVNKEIVNLINQHGGRAVGLTGKDGGFIRAKKMFLKSEEHNEQIDIGQVGEVTEIDPELVALLDTRDFIPVIAPIGVGDNGEAYNINADLVAGKLAETLKAEKLVLLTNTPGVLDKQGNLLTGLTESKIHALVKDGTISGGMLPKLASCLDAVRNGVNTVQIIDGRVEHALLLEILTDAGVGTLIRAEATPPII, encoded by the coding sequence ATGACCATCAATCCTAATTCCGCCCGCGACAAGGCTTCAATCCTGATCGAGGCGATGCCCTACATCCGCCGTTTCTACGACAAGACCATCGTCATCAAGTATGGTGGCAATGCCATGACTGATGATCATCTGAAAAACTGCTTTGCGCAGGATGTGGTGATGCTCAAGCTGGTGGGCATGAACCCAGTGGTCGTACATGGCGGCGGCCCTCAAATCAATGATCTGCTGACCCGTGTCGGCAAGCAGGGCGAATTCATTCAAGGCATGCGTGTGACCGACCGTGAAACCATGGACATCGTCGAGATGGTGCTGGGTGGCTTGGTCAACAAAGAGATCGTGAATCTGATCAATCAACACGGTGGTCGTGCCGTGGGGCTGACAGGCAAGGATGGTGGCTTCATCCGCGCCAAGAAGATGTTCCTGAAAAGTGAGGAACACAATGAACAGATCGACATCGGCCAAGTAGGCGAAGTGACCGAGATCGACCCGGAGCTGGTCGCGCTGCTGGACACCCGTGATTTCATCCCAGTCATCGCGCCGATTGGCGTGGGTGACAATGGCGAGGCCTACAATATCAATGCGGACCTGGTGGCCGGCAAATTGGCCGAAACCTTGAAGGCTGAGAAACTGGTTCTGCTGACCAACACCCCTGGCGTGCTGGACAAGCAAGGCAACCTGCTGACCGGCCTGACTGAGAGCAAGATCCATGCGCTGGTGAAAGACGGCACCATCTCCGGCGGCATGTTACCCAAGCTGGCCTCTTGCCTGGATGCCGTGCGGAATGGCGTGAACACGGTGCAGATCATCGATGGTCGGGTCGAGCATGCGCTGCTGCTGGAGATTTTGACCGATGCAGGTGTCGGGACGCTGATCCGCGCGGAGGCAACGCCCCCGATCATCTAG